Within Streptomyces sp. SS1-1, the genomic segment ACTCACCTCGTACCCGGCCAGGAAGAGCTGGGTGTACAGGGTCAGCGAGGTGTGCCCGGGGGACAGGACGAAGCGGTCCCGGCCCGTCCACTCCGGGTCGGCCGGGTCATGACGCATCACCTTCTGAAAGAGCGTGTAGGCGGCCGGGGCCAGGCTCATCGCCGTGCCCGGGTGCCCGTTGCCGACCTTCTGCACGGCGTCCGCCGCGAGCAGACGCGCCGTGTCGACGGCACGCCGGTCGAGTTTGGTCCATTCGAAGCTGTCCGGTGTCTGCGTGCTCATCTTCAAGAAGTCCTCGATCGCGGTGAAGTAGCTGGTCCAACGCGTTCAAAACTAAAAGTCTGACTTTTCGCTGGGAAGGTCGGCGTGTGTCACGCTGTGGTGAAAGTGGGACACCGCGCGGGACGCGGCGCACGGCTGAGCGGCCGCCCCGCACGACTGAGACGGCATGAGACGGACATGGTGGACACAACGGCCGAAGACGGAACAGGCCCCGGAAGACCGGCCCCGGACGGCGACGGCGACGCGATCCGCACCTTCCCCTTCCCGGTGGATCTGAGCGTCCTCGGCGTCGGCATGCGCGTCGGCCCCATGGGCCCCGGCCGCACCTGGCACTCCGAAGCACCCCTGGGCCGGGTCCACCGCATCGACTTCCACGTCGTGATGCTCTTCGACGAGGGCCCCGTCCGGCACATGGTCGACTTCACCGAGTACGAGGCTCACGCCGGCGACCTGCTGTGGATCCGCCCCGGCCAGGTCCACCGGTTCGCGGCGGACGCCGGCTACCGCGGCACCGTCCTCACGATGCAGCCCGGCTTCCTGCCCCGCGCCACCGTCGAGGCCACCGGCCTGTACCGCTACGACCTGCCGCCCCTGCTGCACCCCGACGAGCCCCAGCTCGCCGCCCTGCGCGCCGCCCTCGCCCAGCTGCGGCGCGAGTACGAGGACTCCACCACCCTGCCGCTCAGCCTGCACACCGCCGTGCTGCGCCACTCCCTGACCGCGCTCCTGCTGCGCCTCGCCCACCTCGCCGTCAGCTCGGCGGCCACGCCCCGGCAGGGCGACACCACGTTCACGCTCTTCCGGGACGCCGTGGAACGCGGCTTCGCCACCAACCACAGCGTCAGCGCCTACGCCGACCAGCTCGGCTACTCCCGCCGCACCCTCGTGCGCGCGGTCCGCGCCGCGACCGGCCAGACACCGAAGGGCTTCATCGACCGGCGCGTGGTCCTGGAGGCGAAACGGCTCCTGGCCCACACGGACATGCCGATCGGCCGGATCGGCGCGGCCGTCGGCTTCACGGACGCCGCCAACTTCTCCAAGTACTTCCAGCAGCACACGGACATGACACCGGCGGCGTTCCGGGCGGAACTCCGGTAGGCGGGCGGCTCAGGACACGTCCCAGGGGGTGGTCCCGCCCGTCCTCCCGGCGGGCCGGGTTGACGCGGCCGTCCTCCGCGCCTACGAGTCCTGCATGAGCGACCCTCACGCGACCCCACCGGAACCGGCCCCCGACCCCGCCTCCCACGCCACCGTCCGCCTCCTGGAACGCCTCGCCGAGAAGCTGGGCGGCCGGGCGTCCGTCACCGCCGTCTACGGCGAGCCCGTCACCGCCGAAGGCGTCACCGTCGTCCCCGTCGCCCGGGTCGCCTTCGGCCTCGGTGGCGGCACGGGCCACACCGTGGAGGGCGCCAGGACGAACGACGGCGGAGGCGGCGGGGGAGGGGTGGAGGCCCGCCCCCTCGGCTACATCGAGATCCGCGACGGCGTCACCACCTACCGCCCCATCCACGGCACCTGGGGCAGGGCGGCCCCCCTGGCTGGCCTGGTGCTGGGCGCCGCCCTCCCCGCGGCGATCAGGGCGCTACGACGCCGGCGCCCCTGAGCACACACGCACCGCCGCCCCGCGAGGCCGGAAGGGACCGGGCGGGGCGGCGCAGACTCACGGACAAGTGCCGGATCAATGACCGAAGTTGAACCAGTTCACGTTCACGAAGTCGGCGGGCTGGCCGCTGGTGAAGGTGAGATAGACGTCGTGCGTGCCGGTCACCGCGCCGATGTTCGCGGGGACCGTCCGCCACGACTGCCAGCCGCCGGTGTTGGCCAGCGCGAAACTGCCGATCGGCGCGTTGCCGCGGCTGTCCAGCCGTACCTCCACCAGTCCGCTGACTCCGCTCGCCGCGCCGCTCGCCACCCGCGCGACGAACTGACGGGCCGCCGTGGAGCCGAAGTTGACGCCCCTGTAGAGCGCCCAGTCCCCGTTGGCGAGGGCGCCGATGTTCTGCCCGCCGCCCGTGTCCGACGTCGACTCGGTGTAGACGCCGCTCTGCCCGTCGAACGACTCGGCCTGGATGGCGCTGTAGGCGTCACGGTTGCCCGTCGGCGGAGGTGTCGTGCCGCCGCCCCCGCCGGACGTCAGCACCTGGACGTAGTCCACGAGCATGGAGTGCCCAGGCTGCGTCCCGCCGTCGGGGCCTCCGCCGAAGGCGTCCGGGAAGCCGCCGCCCATGGCCACGTTGAGGATGATGAAGTAGCCGTGGTTGGTCGCGTTGGCCCAGGTCGTCGCGTCGACCTGGTTGGCCCGCACGGTGTGGTAGTTGACGCCGTCCAGGTAGAAGCGGATCTCCTCCACGCCGGTCGAGCGGTCCCACTCCAGCCGGTAGGTGTGGAAGCCGGCCTGGCAGGTCGTACTGGAACAGCTGGTGTTGCTCCCGATCCCGTTGTTCTCGTTGCAGGGGCCGCCCGGCGCGGTGCCGCAGTGCATGGTGGCGAACACCGTGTTCATGCCCTGGGTGTTCTCCATGATGTCCAGCTCGCCGACGCCGGGCCAGTTCCAGTAGTTGCCCCGGTACGGCGCGCCCAGCATCCAGAAGGCGGGCCAGTACCCCTTGGCGGCGGCCCCGGTCACGTTCGGCACCTGGATGCGGGCCTCCACACGGAGCTTGCCGCCGGCCGGGGGCTGGAAGTCGGTGCGGTTGGTCTCGATACGGCCCGACGTCCAGTTGCCGGACCCGTCCCGGCGGGGGGTGATGCGCAGATTGCCGTTGCCGTCGAGGGAGACGTTGTCGGTGCTGCTCGTCATCGTCTCGATCTCGCCGGTGCCCCAGTTGCCGGGGCCGCCGGGGTAGCCCTTGCCGGTGTCGTAGCGCCAGTTCGAGGTGTTCACGCCGGCGCCCGCGGAGCCGGTGAAGTCGTCGAGGAAGACCTGGGTCCAGCCCGACGGGGGCGTGGGCGCGGAGGCGCTGGCGGACGGGACGACGACACCGGCGGCGGCCGCCGCCAGACCGAGGGTGCCGAGCACGGCGACGAACACGCGCCGGACGGAGCGGCGTCTTGGGGGCATGCCGGTGAGTTCGCTCATGGGGGTGCCTCTCGGGGAGTGGGAGGTGGGGGGGAGGGGGGGAGGGGGCTGCGCGAGGGGTGACCGCTTGCCTGAGAGCGCTCTCAATCCGAGGTCAATGTGCTCTCCGGCGTGCCGATCGTCAAGAGGTGAAGCAAATAATTCCCGTGGGTGATGGGCGGGTTGATGGGCTGAAGCGTCCGGGCCGCGAACCGCGGGGCAGTTGGCTCCGAGAGCCCTACGCCTGGTGCCCCGGCCGCCACCCCAGCCCCCGGGATATCCCCCGCGCCGCGAGCCGTACGGCGGGGGCCAGCACCGGAACCCCTGCGTCGGCGTAGGGCACGACGACCGACACGGCGGCGACGACCGCACCCGCCGCGTCACGGACCGGGGCGGCCACGGAGAGGGCGTCCTCGGTGACCTGCCGGCTGCTCACCGCCACCCCGGTGCGCCGCACCTCGGCGAGCATGCGGCGCAGCCTGGCCGTATCCGTCACCGTGTACGGCGTGAACGAGGCGAGCGCCCCGGCACAGTACGACTCCTGCTCCTCCATCCCGCAGTGCGCGAGCAGCACGAGCCCGACCCCGGTGGCGTGCAGCGGCCAGCGCGCACCGACCCGTATGTGCACCCCGACCGCCGAACGCCCCGACAGCCACTCGATGTAGACGACCTCGGCCCCGTCCCGCACCGCCAACTGCACGTTCTCGTGCGTCGCCTCGTACAGGTCCTCCAGATACGGCAACGCGATCTGCCGCAACGCGGGCCCGCGCGGAGCGAGCGCCGCCAGCTCCCACAACCGCAGCCCCACGTGATAGAGCCCGCGCTCGTCCCGCTCCAGCGCACCCCACTCCCGGAGCGCCCCCACCAGCCGATGCGCTGTACTGAGACTCAGCCCGGCCCGCCGCCCGATCTCGGTGAGACTCAACGCGGGGTGCTCCAGGTCGAACGCCCCGAGCGCGGCGAGGAGACGGCCGGGGGCCGAGCGGGGGGTGCCGGGGGGTGGGGAGGAGGAAGGGGTGGCGATGGCGGGCTCCCTCCCTGGCGGGGCCACGGGACCGCACGGCACGCGGGTCGGCGAATCAACTGCCGCCGGGACGATGCCCGTTGACAGACTGTCCCGAAACCCGGTTCGCGGACCCGCGCCGCCGCTAAGCTGACAAGCGGGTGAAGACGGTTCCGGGCGCAGTGGCGATCGAGGGGAAGGCCGATCGAGACCGGGACCGAGCGGGCGACGAGGGTGACAACTCCGCACGCTTCAACAGCTGGGGCACTCGATTACCCCGAAACGGTACCGAAATCCCTCCAACGGAGGCATGATTTTTGGATCGGCGGGTACGTATGCGCCCGCCGCTGTACCGTGCAGACAGAGTGCCCCGACACTCACTTCACCCTACCCTTCTGATCAGGGAATACCGTGACCACTCGCACCAGAGCCACTGTCGGCAGCGAGCCGCGGCCATCGGCCGCCGACGCTCGGACCACCGCGCCGCGTCTCGACGCTCCGCACGACCCGAGGAGCGTCCGCGGCGTACGTCGAGCACGCGCGGCCACGCCGACACGCAAGGGGGCAGGGGTCACCTTCCAGTCGTCCATCTGAGGACAACCACCCATACCGTCATGACCGGTCCGACCGTCCCGCTGGGGCAGCTCGTACTGAAAGTGCACAGCAGATGCGACCTCGCCTGCCGGCACTGCTACATCTACGAGCACGCAGACCAGAGCTGGAGTTCCCGGCCCAAGGTGATCTCACCGGAAACGATCTCCTGGACCGCCCTCCGGCTGGCCGAGCATGCCAAGAGTCACCGACTCGCCTCCGTCCAGGTCATCCTGCACGGAGGCGAGCCGCTGCTCGCGGGCCCCGCCCGCTTACGGGCCGTCTGCGAGGCACTGACCGGCGCCCTCGACGGCATCTGCGACCTCGACCTGCGCATCCACACCAACGCCGTCCAGCTGAACCAGCGCCACCTCGACCTGTTCCTGGAGTACGGCGTCCGGGTCGGGGTCTCCCTCGACGGTGACCGCGCCGCCAACGACCGCCACCGGCTCTATGTCGACGGGCGCAGCAGCCACGACAAGGTCCTGCGGGCGATCGCCCTGCTCGACCAGGACCGGTACCGCCACCTCTACGCCGGCATCCTGTGCACCATCGACGTCCGCAACGACCCCGGCGCCGTGTACGACGCCCTCGTCGCCCTGCGGCCCCCGCGCATCGACTTCCTCCTGCCGCACGCGACCTGGGACGAGCCGCCCCTGCGCCCCGACGGCGAAGGCACCACCCCGTACGCCGACTGGCTGCTCACCGTGCATGAGCGGTGGACTCGGGCCGGCCGGCCGATGCCGGTGCGACTGTTCGACTCGGTGGTCAGCACGCTCGGCGGCGGACCCGGCCTCACCGAGGCGATGGGACTGGACGCCGCCGACGTCGTCGTCGTCGAGACCGACGGCACCTACGAACAGGCCGACTCCCTCAAGACCGCCTACGACGGAGCGCCGGCCACCGGCACGGACGTCTTCCGGCACACCCTCGACGAGGTGGCCCGCCACCCGGGCATCAGCGCCCGGCAGCACGGCCTGGACGACCTGTGCGCACAGTGCAGGGAGTGCCCCGTGGTGCGCTCCTGCGGCGGCGGCCTGTTCGCCCACCGCTACCGGTCCGACGGCACCGGCTTCCGGAACCCGTCCGTCTTCTGCGCGGATCTGAAGCAGCTGATCCACACGATCGACGCGCGGACCGGCGCCGGCGCGACCCGCCCGATCGACGGCTTCGACGCCCTCGCCGACGGCAGTGACGACGGCCGAGGCGTAGGGGAGTTGGCCCGGGTACGACGGGACGTCACCCGGAGCCTGCTCACCGCCGTCCACGAGGAGATCGGCGCCGACGCCGGCCCCGTCTGGACGGAGCCCTGGCGGCTCGCCGTCGACCTGGGGCGGCGGGACGCCGCGGTCACCGAGGCGCTGCTGTCGTACCCGTACACCCGAGGCTGGGCCGTGCGCTGCCTCGCCGGAGAGGCGCCGCCCGCACACCTGGCCTCCCTCGTCGCGTCCGCGAGCCTGACCACCCGGCCCGCCGAGCCCGTCCGGGTGCCCGTGCGCGACGGCGTGGCGCACCTTCCCGGACTCGGCAGCCTTGCCGTCCAAAGCGCCCTGCACACGGTGGAGTTGACGGGCGCGGACCTGTCCGGGCCCGGGTGGGAGCCGCTGCGGCGCATCCGCGCCGACGGGCTCGACATCGCCCTGGACGACACCGACCCTCATCGCGACTGCTACGGCCTCCCCGTCGAAGGTCCGCTGACCGACGTGCGGACCGAGGAGTCGTGGTGCCATGTGCTGCCGCAGGCCTGGGCGTTGATCCGCAAGACGCTGCCGACGGTGGCCCGCGGCATCGAGCGGAGCGTGCGCGTGATCACCCCGCTCGCCGTCCCGCACGACCCCCGGCGCCATGTGCCCGGCGGTGGCATCGGTGCCCTCGGCGTCCATCTGCACCCCGGCCCGGAGGCGGTCGCCGTCGAGATCGTGCGAGGCTTCCGGCTCGGTGTGCTGGACGCCCTCCTCGACGTGTGCGACCTCTACGACGAGGCGGACACCCGCACCGGCGAGCTGCTCGGCGACACCTTCGCGCGCGCCGCCACCGACGTGCTGCGGGACAACGAGGAGGAGGCCCGGCGTACCCGGGACCAGTGGGAGCGGCTGACACGGTCGGGGTCACTCACGCCGCTCGGCCGCCGATTCGTCGACGGGGTCGGACGCGGCCTGTGACCTCCTCCTCGCTCGCCAGGGATCTGGTGGACCTGGGCCTGCGGCCCGGAACCACCGTCCTGGCCCACGCCTCCCTGCGCAGAGTCGGCGCGGCGGACGAGGACCTGCTGGCCGCGCTGCTGGACGTCCTCGGGCCCCGAGGCACGCTCGTCGTCCCGGCGTTCACCGCCGGCAACTCCGACACCTCCCCGGCGTACCGGGACCGTGTGCGCGGCCTGAGCACCGATCAGATCCGGTCGTTCAAGGGACGGATGCCTCCGTTCGACCCGGCGAGCACGCCGTCCGAAGGCGTCGGGCGGCTCGCCGAGGCCGTGCGGCGGTCCGGTGGAGCGGTGCGCAGCGCCCACCCACAGACCTCGTTCGCCGCCCTGGGCGCGCGGGCCACAGAACTGCTCGCCGGGCACGCGGAGAACTGCCACCTGGGCGAGCGCTCCCCGCTGCGCGGTCTGTACGAGGCAGACGCCCACGTCCTGCTGCTCGGGGTCGGCTTCGAGGTGTGCAGTGCCTTCCATCTCGCCGAGTACCGCGTCCCCGACCCGCCGCGGCGGACGTACCGCTGCGTGGTCCTGCGCGACGGGGCACGCCGCTGGATCGCCTACGAGGACGTCGATCTGGACGACGGCGACTTCGGGGTGCTCGGCGCCGACTTCGAGAAGGACGACGCGGCCCACCCCGACCCCGTGGTGCGCGGCGGTCGCGTCGGCGATTCCCATGCCCGGCTGTTCCCACTCGCACGGGCCGTCGACTTCGCCGCCGGTTGGCTGGCCGGAAATCGATCCCGTCGCGTTCCCGCGGACCCGTCACAAAACGGCGCGGTGTTCCTACACTGAGTGTCCACCCCCACGGGGCCGGGGGAGGGGGACGGGATCGGGGGATCGCTTGGTGCCGATGGAACAACCGGGGGATGCCGCCGCCCCCTATTTCTTCCTCAGTTACGCCCGTATGCCGCAGGACGGCTCCGGTTCGACCAACCCCGATCTGTGGGTCCACCGTCTCTACGACGAACTCTGCGAGCACATCCAGAACATGACGGACCACCGGGGCGCCCCCGGATTCATGGACGGCACGATGCGGGTGGGCCAGATCTGGCCGCAGGAGCTGTGCGACTCGCTCGCCCGCTGCCGGGTGTTCGTGCCGCTGTACTCGCCGCGGTACTTCATCAGTACGTGGTGCGGCAGGGAGTGGGCCGCCTTCGGCAGCCGGCCCGCCCGGCATCGCGAGGCCGGACAGCCGGGCGTCCCCAGCGCCGTGGTGCCCGCCCTGTGGTCGCCGGTGCCCGACCACCGGCTGCCCGACGCCGTCAAGGACGTGCAGTACGTCCACCCCGAACTCGGGCAGAGGTACCGCACGTTCGGGCTGTACGGACTGGCCAAGCTGAGAGCCTTCCGCAACGACTACGAGAAGGCCGTCCTGCATCTCGCCCGCCGCATCGTCGACATCGGCGAGAGCATCGTCGTCGACCACGCCGAACGCGTCGAACTCAGCGGAGGACCCGACGCGTTCGCGGCCACCCCCGCCACCACGTCGACCACCGGCCGCACCCTGCGCATCAGCGTGGCGGCCCCCACCCGCGACCGGCTCCCCGAAGGCCGCAGCCCCGACTACTACGGCGACTCCGCCGTCGACTGGACGCCCTACCGCCCGGCCTCGGAGCAGCCCCTCGCGCAGGTCGCCGCAGACATCGCGGAAGGACTCGCGTTCCGGCCCGACATACGCGAGTTCGACCACACCGCCGGGCCGGCCGAGGGACCCGAGGTCGTGCTCCTCGACCGCTGGGTGCTCCGCGACCCCGAACGCCGCGCCGCCCTGGCCGCGTTCGACGCCTCCGACCTGCCACCGACCGGACTGGTCGTGCCGTGGAACGAGCACGACCCCGACAGCGACGACGCCGAGCACGAACTCGGCATGGAGGCCGAGGCCACCCTGCCCCGCCGTATCAGGCTGGGCCGGCAGGTGTGCAGACCCGCCGTCCGGGGCGTCCCGGACCAGCATTCCTTCGCCGCCGTGCTGCCCGACGTCGTGCACTGGGCGGAGGGCGAGTACCGCAAGAGGGCCCAGGCCCGGCCGCCGGCCGGACAGGGCACCGAGCGATTCCGGCTGTGCGGGAAGGACCACGCCGACAGCCGACCCCAGGGACACCGCCGGAACGCCGAGGAGGAAGACCGCGATGAGCAGCCTTGACGAACAGGACGGCCGGTCCGGCCGCATCGTCACGTTCTACTCTTACAAAGGCGGCACCGGACGGACGATGGCCCTCGCCAACGTGGCGTGGATCCTGGCCGCCAACGGCAAACGCGTCCTCGCCGTGGACTGGGACCTGGAGGCGCCGGGCCTGCACCGCTTCTTCCACCCGTTCCTCGACCCGGCCACCGTCGGCGCCACCACCGGCGTCATCGACATGCTCAAGGACTACGCCTGGGCCGCCACCGACGACACCGACCCCGGTGGCGCCGACAGCCGGCCGCCGGACTGGCACCTCGACTACGCCCGTATCCAGCGCCACGCCGTCTCCCTGGACTGGTCGTTCCCCGAGCCCGGCACCCTCGACCTGGTGTCGGCCGGGCGGCAGGACCGCGACTACTCGGGGCTCGTCAGCACCTTCGACTGGGACCACTTCTACGACGAGCTCGGCGGCGGCCTGTTCTTCGACGCGCTGCGCGAGGACATGCGCCACAACTACGACTACGTCCTCGTCGACAGCCGCACCGGGCTCTCCGACATCGCCGACATCTGCACCGCCCACCTGCCCGACGTGCTCGTCGACTGCTTCACCCTCAGCGACCAGAGCATCGACGGCGCGGCTGCCGTCGCCCACGACATCCGCGACCGGTTCCGCAGCCGCCGTATCCGCATCCTGCCCGTCCCCATGCGTATCGACGAGGGCGAGAAGGAGAAGGCGGACGCCGGTCGCGCCCTGGCCCGCGCCAAGTTCGACGGGTTCCCCTCCGGTCTGACCGAGGACGAACTCACCGACTACTGGGGCTCGGTGGAGGTGCCGTACCGGCCGTACTACGCCTACGAGGAGACACTGGCCACCTTCGGCGACGAGACCGGCAACGCCACCTCCCTGCTGTCCGCGTTCGAGCGGCTCACCGGGGTGATCAGCGGCCAGGCCGTGGTCGCCCTGCCCCGGATGCCGAAGGAACTGCGCGAGACCGTCACCGCCAAGTTCACCCGGCCCCGGCTTACCCTCCCCGTCGACCTGCACCTCAGCTACGTCTCCGAGGACCGGATGTGGGCCGACTGGATCACCTCCCAGCTGTCCCGTGCCGGGTTCAAGGTGTCCCGCCGGTACGTCGGCAGTGAGGGGGACGGCGCCGAGAAGCCCGCCGACCGGACCGTGTTCGTGCTCTCCCCGGCCTTCCAGCGCTCGGCGCGGGCCCGCCAGGTGTGGGACGCGGCCACCGGCGGAGACCTCGCGGGCCGCCGCCAGGTGGTCGCCGTCCGCGTCGGCGACCTGCGGCCCGCGCCCACGTTCGGCGAGCGGCCCGCCATCGACCTGGTGCGCACCAGCGAGAAGGTCGCCGCGTCCGCGCTGCTGAGAGCCCTCGGCAAGCCGCCGCTGCCCGCCGAGCTGACCGACGAGGTCGCGCTCCGGGACGCCCGCTTCCCGGACACCGTGCCCAAGTTCTGGAACGTCTCCCCGCGCAACGCGTCCTTCACCGGCCGCAGCGCCCTGCTGGAGAGGCTCCGCGACGGGCTCGGCAGCAGCACCTCGGGGGGCGCTCCGGCGCCGTACGCCCTCTACGGACTGGGCGGTGTCGGCAAGACGCAGATCGCGCTGGAGTACGTGCACCGCTTCGCCGCCGACTACGACCTGGTGTGGTGGATCCCCTCCGAGCAGAACGAACTGGTCGTCTCCTCGCTCACCGACCTCGCCCGCCGGCTGGGCCTGCGCGTCGGTGACGACGCCGCCCAGGCCGCCCTCGAGGTCTGCGACCACTTGCGCCAGTCCTCGGCGCTGCGCTGGCTGCTCGTCTTCGACAACGCCGACGAACCACAGGAGGTCAGCCGGCACTTCCCCGGCGGCACCGGCCATGTCCTGGTCACCTCCCGCAACCAGACCTGGCTGCACTTCGGCGAGGCCCTGGAGATCGACCCGTTCCTGCGCGAGGAAAG encodes:
- a CDS encoding helix-turn-helix transcriptional regulator; translated protein: MVDTTAEDGTGPGRPAPDGDGDAIRTFPFPVDLSVLGVGMRVGPMGPGRTWHSEAPLGRVHRIDFHVVMLFDEGPVRHMVDFTEYEAHAGDLLWIRPGQVHRFAADAGYRGTVLTMQPGFLPRATVEATGLYRYDLPPLLHPDEPQLAALRAALAQLRREYEDSTTLPLSLHTAVLRHSLTALLLRLAHLAVSSAATPRQGDTTFTLFRDAVERGFATNHSVSAYADQLGYSRRTLVRAVRAATGQTPKGFIDRRVVLEAKRLLAHTDMPIGRIGAAVGFTDAANFSKYFQQHTDMTPAAFRAELR
- a CDS encoding GerW family sporulation protein; the protein is MSDPHATPPEPAPDPASHATVRLLERLAEKLGGRASVTAVYGEPVTAEGVTVVPVARVAFGLGGGTGHTVEGARTNDGGGGGGGVEARPLGYIEIRDGVTTYRPIHGTWGRAAPLAGLVLGAALPAAIRALRRRRP
- a CDS encoding glycoside hydrolase family 16 protein, giving the protein MSELTGMPPRRRSVRRVFVAVLGTLGLAAAAAGVVVPSASASAPTPPSGWTQVFLDDFTGSAGAGVNTSNWRYDTGKGYPGGPGNWGTGEIETMTSSTDNVSLDGNGNLRITPRRDGSGNWTSGRIETNRTDFQPPAGGKLRVEARIQVPNVTGAAAKGYWPAFWMLGAPYRGNYWNWPGVGELDIMENTQGMNTVFATMHCGTAPGGPCNENNGIGSNTSCSSTTCQAGFHTYRLEWDRSTGVEEIRFYLDGVNYHTVRANQVDATTWANATNHGYFIILNVAMGGGFPDAFGGGPDGGTQPGHSMLVDYVQVLTSGGGGGTTPPPTGNRDAYSAIQAESFDGQSGVYTESTSDTGGGQNIGALANGDWALYRGVNFGSTAARQFVARVASGAASGVSGLVEVRLDSRGNAPIGSFALANTGGWQSWRTVPANIGAVTGTHDVYLTFTSGQPADFVNVNWFNFGH
- a CDS encoding IclR family transcriptional regulator; translated protein: MATPSSSPPPGTPRSAPGRLLAALGAFDLEHPALSLTEIGRRAGLSLSTAHRLVGALREWGALERDERGLYHVGLRLWELAALAPRGPALRQIALPYLEDLYEATHENVQLAVRDGAEVVYIEWLSGRSAVGVHIRVGARWPLHATGVGLVLLAHCGMEEQESYCAGALASFTPYTVTDTARLRRMLAEVRRTGVAVSSRQVTEDALSVAAPVRDAAGAVVAAVSVVVPYADAGVPVLAPAVRLAARGISRGLGWRPGHQA
- a CDS encoding FxsB family cyclophane-forming radical SAM/SPASM peptide maturase; translated protein: MTGPTVPLGQLVLKVHSRCDLACRHCYIYEHADQSWSSRPKVISPETISWTALRLAEHAKSHRLASVQVILHGGEPLLAGPARLRAVCEALTGALDGICDLDLRIHTNAVQLNQRHLDLFLEYGVRVGVSLDGDRAANDRHRLYVDGRSSHDKVLRAIALLDQDRYRHLYAGILCTIDVRNDPGAVYDALVALRPPRIDFLLPHATWDEPPLRPDGEGTTPYADWLLTVHERWTRAGRPMPVRLFDSVVSTLGGGPGLTEAMGLDAADVVVVETDGTYEQADSLKTAYDGAPATGTDVFRHTLDEVARHPGISARQHGLDDLCAQCRECPVVRSCGGGLFAHRYRSDGTGFRNPSVFCADLKQLIHTIDARTGAGATRPIDGFDALADGSDDGRGVGELARVRRDVTRSLLTAVHEEIGADAGPVWTEPWRLAVDLGRRDAAVTEALLSYPYTRGWAVRCLAGEAPPAHLASLVASASLTTRPAEPVRVPVRDGVAHLPGLGSLAVQSALHTVELTGADLSGPGWEPLRRIRADGLDIALDDTDPHRDCYGLPVEGPLTDVRTEESWCHVLPQAWALIRKTLPTVARGIERSVRVITPLAVPHDPRRHVPGGGIGALGVHLHPGPEAVAVEIVRGFRLGVLDALLDVCDLYDEADTRTGELLGDTFARAATDVLRDNEEEARRTRDQWERLTRSGSLTPLGRRFVDGVGRGL
- a CDS encoding aminoglycoside N(3)-acetyltransferase, giving the protein MTSSSLARDLVDLGLRPGTTVLAHASLRRVGAADEDLLAALLDVLGPRGTLVVPAFTAGNSDTSPAYRDRVRGLSTDQIRSFKGRMPPFDPASTPSEGVGRLAEAVRRSGGAVRSAHPQTSFAALGARATELLAGHAENCHLGERSPLRGLYEADAHVLLLGVGFEVCSAFHLAEYRVPDPPRRTYRCVVLRDGARRWIAYEDVDLDDGDFGVLGADFEKDDAAHPDPVVRGGRVGDSHARLFPLARAVDFAAGWLAGNRSRRVPADPSQNGAVFLH
- a CDS encoding TIR-like protein FxsC codes for the protein MEQPGDAAAPYFFLSYARMPQDGSGSTNPDLWVHRLYDELCEHIQNMTDHRGAPGFMDGTMRVGQIWPQELCDSLARCRVFVPLYSPRYFISTWCGREWAAFGSRPARHREAGQPGVPSAVVPALWSPVPDHRLPDAVKDVQYVHPELGQRYRTFGLYGLAKLRAFRNDYEKAVLHLARRIVDIGESIVVDHAERVELSGGPDAFAATPATTSTTGRTLRISVAAPTRDRLPEGRSPDYYGDSAVDWTPYRPASEQPLAQVAADIAEGLAFRPDIREFDHTAGPAEGPEVVLLDRWVLRDPERRAALAAFDASDLPPTGLVVPWNEHDPDSDDAEHELGMEAEATLPRRIRLGRQVCRPAVRGVPDQHSFAAVLPDVVHWAEGEYRKRAQARPPAGQGTERFRLCGKDHADSRPQGHRRNAEEEDRDEQP